In the Oncorhynchus nerka isolate Pitt River linkage group LG2, Oner_Uvic_2.0, whole genome shotgun sequence genome, one interval contains:
- the LOC135573321 gene encoding zinc finger protein OZF-like — translation MASVKLEDCSPTLELNVIIKDEEEEEKIRTTVSHGYHVETFSTSREQQQEDQRAKRSHHCPHCEEIFPFLSKLKIHLKIHTGEKPYSCSDCGKCFKTSTVLKRHQRTHTGEKPFFCPDCGTSFSQLSHLKSHERIHTGEKPYSCSDCGKCFKTLYELKVHQRTHTGEKPYVCSDCGVSFSRLDNLKTHQRIHTGEKPYYCPDCGERFSQKTNLKVHQRTHTGEKPYFCSDCGKSFSHQINLKTHQLIHTDEKPYFCSDCGKCFKTSTELKVHQRTHTGDKPYYCSECGTSFSKFSILKTHERIHTGEKPYFCSDCGKYLTTSTHLKVHQRTHTGEKPYSCSDCGKRFKTSNELKVHQRTHTGEKPYVCSDCGVSFSRLDTLKTHQRIHTGEKPYYCPDCGERFSQKTNLKAHQQIHTGEKPYSCSDCGKSFSLSGTLKSHERIHTGEKPYYCSFCGKCFKTSTELKVHQRTHTGEKHYYCSDCGKCFKTSTELKVHQRTHTGEKPYFCSDCVKCFKTSTELKVHQRTHTGEKPYFCSDCGKSFSHQSNLKTHQRIH, via the coding sequence GATACCATGTTGAGACATTCTCCACATCCAGAGAGCAACAGCAGGAAGACCAGAGAGCTAAGAGGTCTCATCACTGCCCACATTGTGAAGAGATTTTCCCATTTCTATCAAAGCTAAAAATACACCtaaaaatacacacaggagagaagccttactcctgctctgactgtggaaaatgcttcAAAACATCAACGGTGCTAAAAcgtcatcagagaacacacacaggagagaagcctttcttcTGCCCTGACTGTGGAACTAGTTTCTCTCAGCTTTCCCACTTAAAAtcacatgaacgtatacatacaggggagaagccatactcttgctctgactgtgggaaatgttttaaaacattatatgagctaaaagttcatcaaagaacacacacaggagagaagccttacgtctgctctgactgtggggttAGTTTCTCTCGACTGGATAActtaaaaacacaccaacgtATCCATACAGGAGAAAAACCTTACTACTGCCCTGACTGTGGGGAGAGATTCTCTCAAAAGACCAACTTAAaagttcaccagagaacacacacaggagagaagccttacttctgctctgactgtgggaagagtttctctCACCAGATCAACTTAAAAACACACCAACTTATACACACTGATGAGAAGCCttacttctgctctgactgtggaaaatgcttcaaaacatcaactgagctaaaagttcatcagagaacacacacaggagacaagccGTATTACTGCTCTGAGTGTGGAACTAGTTTCTCTAAATTTTCCATCTTAAAAacacatgaacgtatacatacaggagagaagccttacttctgctctgactgtggaaaatacTTGACAACATCAACTCAtctaaaagttcatcagagaacacacacaggggagaagccatactcctgctctgactgtggaaaacgttttaaaacatcaaatgagctaaaagttcaccagagaacacacacaggagagaagccttacgtctgctctgactgtggggttAGTTTCTCTCGACTGGATACcttaaaaacacaccaacgtATCCATACAGGAGAAAAACCTTACTACTGCCCTGACTGTGGGGAGAGATTCTCTCAAAAGACCAACTTAAAAGCACACCAACaaatacatacaggagagaagccttactcctgctctgattgTGGGAAGAGTTTCTCCCTATCGGGTACCTTGAAAtcacatgaacgtatacatacaggagagaagccttactactGCTCTTTCTGTGGAAAATGCTTCAAAACATCAACTGAGCTAAAAgtacatcagagaacacacacaggagagaagcattactactgctctgactgtggaaaatgttttaaaacatcaactgagctaaaagtacatcagagaacacacacaggagagaagccttacttctgctctgactgtgtaaAATGCTTCAAAACATCAACTGAGCTAAAggttcaccagagaacacacacaggagagaagccttacttctgctctgactgtgggaagagtttctctCACCAGAGCAActtaaaaacacaccaacgtATACATTAA